The following DNA comes from Alkalibaculum bacchi.
CATATCTTCACCTACAATAAATTTCGCTACAAGTGTGCAAAACAGTACTTCATTAAGGGCTTAGATATTCTTTAAATTAATTTAATATAGTCATTAAATTAATTTATCTTAGTGGATTATGTCTTAGTTTATCATTAATTCTCCATTTAATAATTCCTATAATAAAGCCAATTAGTGCTGGTATGATCCAGCCAAAACCATAGTCAAATCCAGGCAAACAAATCTCAGCGAAATTTATTAACTTATTTACTACAGGAGTTTCCTTTATAGTTTTCGGCAATGCATTACAAAAATCAAAAAAAGCTGCCATAATTGTTAATAAAGTTGTCCACCTGTATATATCCCTTTGCTTATTAATAATTGGGGCTAATAATGATAGTATAATCAAAGTAATTGCTAAAGGGTAAAGGAACATAAGCACTGGTATAGATAGTAGAATGATTTTACTTAGTCCAAAATTAGCAATTAAGAAAGATACGGTGGTAAATATAATGGCATATTTATTGTAAGTTACTGATTTTGGAAACAATTCACTAAACATCTGAGAGCAGGAAGTAATTAATCCAATTGCTGTTTTCAAGCAAGCAACAGTTACAATAGCAGCTAATAATATTTTACCTATAAATCCAAAATAATGTTCACTAACCACGGACATTATTACTCCACCGTTGTCAGCTTTACTAATGATGCCTAAGCTTGTCGCCCCCATATAAGCTAGTGATGCGTAGATGACACTCATTCCAACAACACAGACTAAACCCGACTTACATGTTTCTATTGCCTTTCTTTTCGGGTCTTTAATACCTAATTTTTCTACATTTGATATAATAACAATTGCAAAAGCAAGAGAAGCTAAAGCATCCATAGTATTATACCCATCTAATATCCCTTTAAATAATGGCTTATAAATGTAATCTCCCTGAGCCGCATATTGACTGGCTTGTCCCATTGGTTTTATAAAGGTTGCAATTATTAATATCGATAGAAGGGCTATAAAAATAGGGGTGAGGTATTTACCAACCCAATCGAGAATCCTACCAGGCCTAAGTGAAAAGTACAGTGTAATTGAGAAGAAAATCAACGAAAATACAAATAATGCTAATTGAAGTTTTTCTTCTGCAATAAAAGGATTCAAACCCACCTCAAATGCTACACTAGCAGTACGTGGAATAGCAAATAAAGGTCCAATGGTTAAATATAGCATACATGTAAATAGTATAGAATATATTTTGTTAACAGGCTTGGCCATATCAAATAAGCTTTCACTCTGAGACAGAGTAGATGCAATAATGCCTAATAGAGGAAGTCCTACTCCAGTAATTAAAAACCCAATTGTTGCCTGGAATGTATTGCCTCCAGCTAAATGTCCCATTTGAACGGGAAATATGAGATTGCCCGCTCCAAAAAATAGTCCGAATAATAGTGACCCTACTAATAAATTCGATTGAAAATCTAGTTTTTCTTTCATGATTAAAAACTCTCCTTGTACCCAATAGGGACACTTCTCATTTTTCCACCACTTTTATTATCATATATTCGGCAATGAATTACAATATCTTTTACAATTATCATTGCATATTATGGTTGAGATATGTCCCTATTGGCGTCCATTAGAAAAGCACGGTTTTTTCTTTGTTTCAAAACTTGACCCAAAATTCCAAGTCCCTCGTAGGTCCTCATAAGATACTTAAGCACAACCTTTTCTTGTTAACCTCTATTTTCTATCCCCTTTTTACACTAAAATAGCCTAATAATGCCTTAAATATGTAAATTGTTGAAAAACGTCCCCTATTGCTTACTTGGATATCGCCTTCGTGGCTCACGAGAACTGTTTCATATTGGTCTATTTCTAAAACAAATAAAACAAATGCTTCTTAATTCTTTTTCCATTGTGATTCTTCACCGTTAAAATCTGTAACATATAATATATTATCTATGACTTTATACACATCTATACCACTAGGTTCTAGTAACTGCGGCTTTTCTTCTGATCCGTAAATTTCTTCAATCTCATATGCTAATAACTGAACTGTTTTGTTTGATTCATCGTAATCTACAATCTCATATTCGTATTTAAAAAACCATTCTGATTGATCTTGTCCTATTAGAATCTTATCATTTGTTATCATCATAATATAGTCATATTCATCGTTTGGTTCCTTAACATACATCCATTCTCCAATGATTAGATTCTTCCCTGCCTCTTTATCACTTGTGCTTAAATCCTCTTCAGTTAAATTTTCAACCTGTCCGTCTTTTGAATTCAATGGTTCTGATGAATTGTCTATATTTTTTGAATCTAATACTTTTTCTGAATCTACTGAATCCAATGGCTCCTCTGGATTTTCCACATTTTTAAAATTTGGTGAATCCTTTGAATTTATTGTTTCCAACGAATTATTTAAATCTATACTTTCTTGTGTTTCACCACCACACCCAACGAACATTACAAAAACGATAAATAACAATGTAAATATTTTTACGATTTTATTTATACTTATCATGAAACAACATCCCTTCCTAAATTACTTTTCCTAATAGCACTAACTTAACAATATATCTTAAACATCGCATCACAGGGTTTAAAGCAATCTCTGTATTCCTTATGAGAGACCTATATGATTACAGCTACAAAAAAATCTGTAAAGAGATTGGTAATCTAACTATTTCACGAGTAGCTACCCTCTCAAACAAAGGCTTTAAGCTACTAAATGAAGAAGCCAAATATAAAGATCTCCTACCTAAACTACTCAAAGAGATTAGAGTTGCTTAACTTCTAACTATCCATAAATTTAATGTTAATCCATCGAATGCATAGTATATTTACCATGTCTTTTTTTGTCTTTTTCTTCATATTATAAGTAGTTAAAGGCAGCTATTTCTTCTTTTCTTTCAATTTTTATCTCATATTTTTGCTTAAATAATCTAATAATGACGTAAAGTGGTAAATTATTGAAATGCGTCCCCTTAATATATTAATAATAATACTGCTGTGGAAATTTTAACTCCTCATGACTATTATACTTCAAAACCCATCGTGATAAAGTAATATGACTAGGTATTTTATATTTAACAGCTAAATTATATAAACTACCTTTACGGTCTAGATATTCACTCACAACTTTCATTTTAAACTCAAGCATGTAGTGATTACAATGTGTGGTCTGAATAAATGCAGAATCTCCAAAATCTCTATATTTCGCTACCCATTTTCTAAATAAGGATTCAGTAACCCCATATTTTTTTCCTATGGTTGTAAGAGATCCATTACCAGCTAAGTACTCTTTTACAGCTATTAATTTAATATCAGCTGATACTTTCTTCTTCTTAGACATAAAAACACACTCTTCCCTACAGTAAACACTGTGTCATTTTTTTACTCTTTTTTCATATAATTAGATTATTAAGGTACAAAAAACAGCTTATTCATTAACTTATTCTCCCACTATTTTGTAAAAATAGTGGGAGAATATAGTTAAATAGTGAATTCTTGAAATATGTCCCTATTGGTGTTTGTCAATAGTTATCTTAATAAATATAGACTATTTTTTCTTTGTTTTTTAATATCTATAATCAGTTCCTCTGCACTATTAATATTATTTAGTTTACTCCATCAATAATACTCTTTTGCAGCAAAAAGACCCTCACCCTTGACATAACAATTGAAAAATTCCAGCACCAGTTTATTCATGGTTTCTATACAGTAATACTCATCAACATTAGCCTTTGTTGATCCACCGGAAATTCCAGATAGCTGATTTGCCAACAATGGTGAAAACAGTGGTAAATCAGTATAGCTCATGTGGTTGCTACCTTTGATACAGATTTCAAAAGCCTTTGGAGAAATCGATGAAATATATTTATTAGGGTATACATATTCTGGATTAGCTTTTAGCTCATTAATTACATATTCTGAATAGAAGTTTAGCAGTGGAAGAGGATAGGGTTCTTCATTAATAACAATACTTTCATTACCGTTGATACTATATTCACCGAGCATTGAGCCATCTAGGTTAATAACAGCACTAATATCTTTCCTTTCACGTCCAAGCTGTACACTTGCTGCACCACCAAGTGAGTGCCCCATAAGACCTATTTTATTCGTGTCAATAAGATCATAGATTTCTGCACTGTTATTTTCAGTATTTTTAAGTATAATATCTATTACAAAATCAATATCATCTGTACGCAAATTCATCCATTTTTCGAAAAGCTGAAACTGCTCTTTTTCACTATAGATCTCACTGTTAGCATCTATAACCTCTTGCATAAACTCACTGCTACCAATTGTAAGGTTCCCATCTATATCTACAGTTCCAGCAGCATGATAAGGATGGTCAATGGAACAGACTATATAGCCATTACTTGCTAGTTCCATAAACGTAGATGCATTACTCATCTTTACTCCAAAAGCACCATGAGAAAAAATAATAAGTGGATATTTTTCTTCTGCTTCCTCTGGGTACCAAAACTCAACAGTTAATTTACGATTTTCGCCTGTATCAGTAAATCTTTCAATACGGTTCGTGTCCGTAAAGGTGTAGGATGAGGTCTTAACTTTATATCCTCCAGTTATATCAGGATCCTCATACTGTGGAAATACAATTGCTGGTATGGTAACAAAGCTAAAAACCAGCAACATAGCTATTCCTTTAGAAATAACACGCCATCTTTCATATAGTTTCTTCCCAAATTTCTTTGTAACTAATCTAATTCCACCGATTATCGCAAATATAAATAGCAAAGCTCCAAGTAAATACCATTGAAAGCTCCAATCAATTATAGTTGTTTGGATAAAACCTATAAATGTAAAAAATGCTAGTACCCGAATCCAACTTCTAACTTTGTTTTGGTTATCACTAGTTTTTATGCAATAAGCTATGAAAGCAACTTCAAATATTAATGCAATGATAATTATAAGTATTCCCATGATTATAACCCTCTTTCTTGTTTATAGTATAATCATATACTTGAGCGTAATAGCTGTAAAAATAAAATCGGTATGTTGCTTATTTTAAAAGGTAAGTTGTAAAAAAGAAAAGGCAAGCTGAAATTAA
Coding sequences within:
- a CDS encoding alpha/beta hydrolase family protein, translated to MGILIIIIALIFEVAFIAYCIKTSDNQNKVRSWIRVLAFFTFIGFIQTTIIDWSFQWYLLGALLFIFAIIGGIRLVTKKFGKKLYERWRVISKGIAMLLVFSFVTIPAIVFPQYEDPDITGGYKVKTSSYTFTDTNRIERFTDTGENRKLTVEFWYPEEAEEKYPLIIFSHGAFGVKMSNASTFMELASNGYIVCSIDHPYHAAGTVDIDGNLTIGSSEFMQEVIDANSEIYSEKEQFQLFEKWMNLRTDDIDFVIDIILKNTENNSAEIYDLIDTNKIGLMGHSLGGAASVQLGRERKDISAVINLDGSMLGEYSINGNESIVINEEPYPLPLLNFYSEYVINELKANPEYVYPNKYISSISPKAFEICIKGSNHMSYTDLPLFSPLLANQLSGISGGSTKANVDEYYCIETMNKLVLEFFNCYVKGEGLFAAKEYY
- a CDS encoding transposase, which translates into the protein MSKKKKVSADIKLIAVKEYLAGNGSLTTIGKKYGVTESLFRKWVAKYRDFGDSAFIQTTHCNHYMLEFKMKVVSEYLDRKGSLYNLAVKYKIPSHITLSRWVLKYNSHEELKFPQQYYY
- the brnQ gene encoding branched-chain amino acid transport system II carrier protein; translated protein: MKEKLDFQSNLLVGSLLFGLFFGAGNLIFPVQMGHLAGGNTFQATIGFLITGVGLPLLGIIASTLSQSESLFDMAKPVNKIYSILFTCMLYLTIGPLFAIPRTASVAFEVGLNPFIAEEKLQLALFVFSLIFFSITLYFSLRPGRILDWVGKYLTPIFIALLSILIIATFIKPMGQASQYAAQGDYIYKPLFKGILDGYNTMDALASLAFAIVIISNVEKLGIKDPKRKAIETCKSGLVCVVGMSVIYASLAYMGATSLGIISKADNGGVIMSVVSEHYFGFIGKILLAAIVTVACLKTAIGLITSCSQMFSELFPKSVTYNKYAIIFTTVSFLIANFGLSKIILLSIPVLMFLYPLAITLIILSLLAPIINKQRDIYRWTTLLTIMAAFFDFCNALPKTIKETPVVNKLINFAEICLPGFDYGFGWIIPALIGFIIGIIKWRINDKLRHNPLR